A portion of the Alicyclobacillus vulcanalis genome contains these proteins:
- a CDS encoding GNAT family N-acetyltransferase, with protein sequence MKLGVSVIIQIREMKQSDLSTIARVNVEVFRETHRGIVPQAFIADLSYERAEQRFRRMLAKKERKAALFVAEDGYSIIGYAMGGLAREKVQDFDSELYGIYILPTHHGMGVGRNLVSAIAKYLKEHNAHSMFVVVFSDNMSARNFYQALGGQKVYVRTIELCGENIQEVIYGWSSLDGLFHK encoded by the coding sequence GTGAAACTGGGGGTGTCAGTTATCATACAGATTCGTGAAATGAAACAGAGTGATCTCAGTACCATCGCCCGGGTCAATGTCGAGGTTTTCAGAGAAACCCATCGAGGCATCGTTCCTCAAGCCTTTATTGCTGATTTGTCCTACGAAAGGGCCGAACAACGATTTCGGCGAATGCTGGCAAAGAAGGAACGTAAGGCCGCCCTTTTTGTTGCAGAAGATGGCTACTCCATTATCGGATACGCTATGGGTGGTTTAGCAAGAGAAAAAGTGCAGGACTTCGACAGTGAGTTATACGGAATCTACATCTTACCGACTCATCATGGCATGGGCGTTGGGCGCAATTTAGTGAGTGCAATTGCAAAGTACCTCAAAGAACATAACGCTCATTCCATGTTCGTTGTCGTGTTTTCGGATAACATGTCGGCAAGGAACTTCTACCAAGCACTCGGTGGTCAGAAAGTTTACGTAAGAACGATTGAACTTTGTGGTGAAAATATTCAAGAAGTGATTTACGGGTGGTCCTCTTTGGATGGTCTCTTTCACAAATAG
- a CDS encoding universal stress protein, with protein MFREEYGAPADVIVDVAEAVDADWIVIGTHGRQRLDRVLMGSVSTAVMHRARKVVWVVR; from the coding sequence GTGTTTCGCGAGGAGTACGGCGCGCCCGCGGACGTGATCGTGGATGTGGCGGAGGCAGTGGATGCGGATTGGATTGTCATTGGCACGCACGGGCGGCAGAGGCTCGATCGCGTCCTTATGGGCAGCGTCAGCACCGCAGTGATGCACCGGGCGAGGAAGGTGGTGTGGGTGGTGAGGTAA